The genome window ATGGTGAAGTTGTGAAAGGTGAAGTTGTGCAAGCGCTACCTAAGCTAACAACCACCTTTTCACAAGTTCACCTTTCACAAATTCACCTTGTCCCATGCTTCTTTCCTACCTCAAAATTGCCTGGAAGGTCTTGCTGCGTCGCAAGTTCTTCACCTTCATCAACCTGTTTGGCGTCAGCTTCACGCTGATGATTCTGCTGGTAGTCATGGCCCTGGTGGATCATGTGGTGGGGCCCAACATGCCGGAAAAGCGCATCGACCGCATGTTGTTCGTGAATACTATCCGCCAGCAGATGGCGGACGACCACGGCTGGATGAACATGCCCGCCAGCCTGCATTTCGTGGACGACTACGTGCGCAAGCTCAAAACCCCAGAGAGGATCGGCATCATGTCGAACATCTACAATGCCACGGCTTTCGTCAAGAGTGGCCTACTGCCCCTGGATATCCGCTATACCGACGGCGAGTTTTGGCGCATTTTGGACTTTGAGTTTCTGGGCGGGCGGGCCTTTACCAGCAGCGAGGTGGCCCAGGCTCAGCCGGTGTGCGTCCTCAACGAAACCACGGCCCGCAACTATTTCGGGACGGCCGACGTGGTGGGCCGCACCATCGAAATTGACCTGAAGCGCTACCGCGTGTCGGGCGTGGTGCGCGACGTGTCGGCGGCGCACATTGCTTCCTACTCCGACGTGTGGGTGCCCTACAGCCTGAGCCCCTCGCTGGCGCGCGACAACCGCATCGGGGGGGAGTTTATGATTGTATTGCTGGCGCCCACAACGGCCGCCGTGGCGGCCGTGCGCGAGGAATACCAGCAGATGATGCGGCGGGTAGAAATTCCGAATCCCAAGGAAGTACGGGCCCTGTATTCCTACGCCGACTCCATGCTGGCCAGCTTTACGCGGGCGCTACACTTCGACGGCGGCTCCCAGACGCTGGATAAAGATAACATGGGAACCTTCTACCTGATTTGCACGGTGCTAGGCCTGATGTTTATGCTCTTGCCCGCCCTGAACCTGGTGAACCTGAACGTGACCCGCATTCTGGAGCGCTCCAGCGAGATTGGGGTACGCAAGGCCTTCGGCGCCACGGGCAGCAACCTGGTGGGGCAGTTTCTGGTGGAAAACGTGGTGCTGGCCCTGGTGGGCGGGCTGCTGGGCCTGGGCCTGGCGGCCGGGGCCCTGGCCCTGCTCAACGAGGCTCACATAGTGGCCTACGCGCAGTTTGCCCTGAGCTGGCGGGTATTTGGCTGGGGGCTGCTGCTGGCCTTGGTCTTCGGCCTGATGAGCGGCGTGTACCCGGCCTGGAAGATGTCGCGCCTGAGCCCGGTGGTGGCCCTGCGCGGCAGCGGGGAGCAGAAGTAACGGCCAGGCCACCTTACTGGGGCAGCAGCCCTTTTTCCTCTCACCTCATATCCTGCTCGTATGTTTCGGCACTTGTTTAAACTTATCTGGAACCGCAAGCGCAACAACGCGCTGCTGGTGTCGGAAATCTTCTTCTCCTTCGTGGTGCTGTTTGGGGTCGGTACCATGCTCATCACCTTTGGCGCCAACTTTCTCTCGCCCCACGGCTTCGACTCCCAGCAGGTGTGGCGGCTTGAAATCAGGGCCGGGCAAAACGAGACCATGCCCCGCGCCGAGCTCGACGAGGTGCTGCGCCAGGTGAAGGCGCTGCCGGGCATCCGGCACGTGGCCCTCACCAGCGGCAACGTGCCGTTCACGTTCAGCACCAATACGTCGGAGTTTGCCTACCAGGGGCGAAAGTCGGGGCAATCCAACATTTATGACGCCGATGACCGCTACGCCCAGGCCCTGGGCCTGCAGCTGCGGGAAGGACGCTGGTTTGAGAAGGCCGACGACGGCAGCCACTACCGCCCGGTCGTCATCAGCCAGGACCTGCGCGAAAAGCTGTTCGGCCCCGAGCCCGCGCTGGGAAAAGTCTTTTCCTGGGTGGAGCCCGGCCCCAATCCCAAGCCCGAGGACGAGTTTCTGGTGACGGGCGTGGTAGAGAACGTGCGCATGGAAAACGACTTCAGTGCCCCCGTGCCCTCGATGTGGAAGCGCCTGCTGCCGTTTGACACCACACGCTGGGAAACGGCCAACGTGGTGGTGCGCGTGGCGCCCGGCGCGGGCGGCGAGCTGCAGGAAAAAATAGCCCGCACCGTGGCCGGCGTCACGCGCCAATGGACGACCATGGTGCGCGTGATGGAAGATGACCGCCTGCACAAACGCCGCTACACGCTCGTGCCCGTGGTAGGTCTGGCCCTGGTGAGCGTATTCCTGATTGTGAACGTGGCCCTAGGCCTGTTCGGCGTGCTCTGGTACAACATCAGTCAGCGCCGGGCCGAAATTGGGCTGCGCCGGGCCATGGGCGCCACTGGGGCGGCCATCAGCTGGCAGTTTCTGGGCGAGATGCTGGTGGTAACGACCCTGGGCGTGGTGCTGGGCTGCCTGCTGGCGGCGCAGTTTCCGCTGCTGGGCGCTTTCAGCCTGGCCCCCGCGCTGTACCTGGCCGGCATGGGCGTGGCGGCCGTGGCCGTGTACCTGATTACGGCCCTCTGCGCGCTATACCCCAGCCGGCTGGCGGCCGCCATCCATCCGGCCGTGGCGCTGCGCGAAGAATAGGGCGCCGCAAATTACCCGCCGATTTCCTTCCTTCGCCCCTGAGCTATGATACTAATTGCCGACGACGACCTGGCCGTGCGCACTTCGCTGGGGCTGCTGCTGAAGCAGGCTCGCTACGCCACGCGCAGCGTAGCTACACCCGCTGAAGTGCTGAAGCAGGTAAGCGAGAGTCCGCCCCGCCTGCTGCTCCTGGACATGAACTTCTCCCTTGACACCAGCGGGCACGACGGCCTGCAGTTGCTAGCTCAGGTAAAGCGTTTGGTGCCGGCCCTGCCCGTGATTCTGATTACCGGCTGGGGTAGCATCACGCTGGCCGTGGAAGGCATGAAGGCCGGCGCCGCCGAGTTTATCACCAAGCCCTGGCACAACGACTCCCTGCTGCAAACCATCCGCACAATTCTAGCCCTGCACGAGCCGGACCCCGACGCCGACCCCACTGCCTTTTCCCGCCGCCAACTCGATAAGCAGTACAATTTCCGCGGAATTGTGGGCCAGGATGTGCGCCTGTTGCAGGTATTGCGCAACGTAGGGCAGGTAGCGGCCACCGATGCTTCCGTGCTCATCGAGGGCGAATCGGGGACGGGCAAGGAGCTGATTGCGGAGGCCGTGCACCAGAACAGCCAACGCCGCCGCCAGCCCTTCGTGAAAGTAAATTTGGGCGGCATTTCGGCCTCTTTGTTTGAAAGCGAGATGTTTGGCCACCGCCGCGGGGCCTTCACTGATGCCAAAACCGACCGGGTGGGCCGTTTTGAGCTAGCTAATGGTGGTACTATTTTCCTGGACGAAATTGGGGAGCTGGACCTCGGTAGCCAGGTAAAGCTGCTGCGGGTGCTGCAAGACCGCACCTACGAGGTGCTCGGCGACAGTAAGCCGCGCCGCCTCGACATCCGGGTTATCTGCGCCACGAACCGCAACCTGGCCGAAATGGTGCAGCAGGGTCGCTTTCGCGAGGATCTGTTTTACCGCATCAACCTGATTACCGTGCGCTTGCCTGCCCTGCGCGAGCGGCCCCAGGACATTCCGCTGCTGGTGCAGCACTTCGTGGATGGGCTGCGCGCTACCTACAACCGCCCGGCCCTGAAGGTAGGCACCCGCGCCCAGCACTGGCTGCAGGAGCAACCCTTGCCCGGCAATATCCGGGAGCTCAAAAACCTGGTGGAGCGCGCCGTGCTGGTCAGTGGCAAGGACGAACTGGGCCCCGATGATTTTCAGGCCCAGTTCCAACGCGCCCCCGCCCGCTCCGCCGAGGTCGGCGAGCTACCCGAGCCCGGCACCATTACCCTCGACGAGCTAGAAGCCCAAATGATTCGCCGCACCCTGGAGCACTACAGCGGCAACATCAGCCGCGTGGCTAAAGCCCTGGGTCTGAGCCGCGGCGCCCTTTACCGTAGGCTGGAAAAATACGCTATTCCGTTTGATGCGGAGTAGCTGCGGGCAGGCATGGGGCACAAGTAAAACCCGGCTTCCTCCTCCGCGTGAGGAGAGGAGCTGGGTTTTAATTCTAGTTTAGAGCACTATCATTTCACCGGCTTTCATGTCTCTGCGCACCAAATTCGTCCTGTTCGTTGTCCTGATTCATGCGGTGCTTATTGTGCTGGCGGGGCAGGTAATGCGCACCAACGCGCCGTTGTTTGTGGGCCTGGAGGTGCTACTGGCCGTTAGTATTCTGCTCACGGTGCAGCTCTACAAGGGCTTTGTGCGGCCCTTCCACCTGATTGCGGCCGGCACCGAAGCCATCCGGGCCAAGGATTTCTCCATGAAGTTTGTGCCGGTAGGGCAGCGCGAAATGGACCAGCTTATTGATGTGTACAACCACATGATTGAGGAGCTGCGCAAGGAACGCGTCACTCAGCACGAGAAAAGCTACCTGCTGGAAAGTCTAATTCAAGCCTCTCCAGCCGGCGTGCTACTGCTCACCTTCGACGGCCGGATTGAGGGCGTGAACCCAGCCGCCGAGCGGATGCTAAACCTGCCGGCCGCGCAGCTGCTCGGGCAGGAGCCCGCCTACCTGCCCGGCGACTGGGGTAGTACGCTGGCCAACCTGTCGGAGCAGGCGCCGCAGGTGGTGCAGCTCTCCGGCATTC of Hymenobacter sublimis contains these proteins:
- a CDS encoding sigma-54-dependent transcriptional regulator — translated: MILIADDDLAVRTSLGLLLKQARYATRSVATPAEVLKQVSESPPRLLLLDMNFSLDTSGHDGLQLLAQVKRLVPALPVILITGWGSITLAVEGMKAGAAEFITKPWHNDSLLQTIRTILALHEPDPDADPTAFSRRQLDKQYNFRGIVGQDVRLLQVLRNVGQVAATDASVLIEGESGTGKELIAEAVHQNSQRRRQPFVKVNLGGISASLFESEMFGHRRGAFTDAKTDRVGRFELANGGTIFLDEIGELDLGSQVKLLRVLQDRTYEVLGDSKPRRLDIRVICATNRNLAEMVQQGRFREDLFYRINLITVRLPALRERPQDIPLLVQHFVDGLRATYNRPALKVGTRAQHWLQEQPLPGNIRELKNLVERAVLVSGKDELGPDDFQAQFQRAPARSAEVGELPEPGTITLDELEAQMIRRTLEHYSGNISRVAKALGLSRGALYRRLEKYAIPFDAE
- a CDS encoding ABC transporter permease: MFRHLFKLIWNRKRNNALLVSEIFFSFVVLFGVGTMLITFGANFLSPHGFDSQQVWRLEIRAGQNETMPRAELDEVLRQVKALPGIRHVALTSGNVPFTFSTNTSEFAYQGRKSGQSNIYDADDRYAQALGLQLREGRWFEKADDGSHYRPVVISQDLREKLFGPEPALGKVFSWVEPGPNPKPEDEFLVTGVVENVRMENDFSAPVPSMWKRLLPFDTTRWETANVVVRVAPGAGGELQEKIARTVAGVTRQWTTMVRVMEDDRLHKRRYTLVPVVGLALVSVFLIVNVALGLFGVLWYNISQRRAEIGLRRAMGATGAAISWQFLGEMLVVTTLGVVLGCLLAAQFPLLGAFSLAPALYLAGMGVAAVAVYLITALCALYPSRLAAAIHPAVALREE
- a CDS encoding ABC transporter permease: MLLSYLKIAWKVLLRRKFFTFINLFGVSFTLMILLVVMALVDHVVGPNMPEKRIDRMLFVNTIRQQMADDHGWMNMPASLHFVDDYVRKLKTPERIGIMSNIYNATAFVKSGLLPLDIRYTDGEFWRILDFEFLGGRAFTSSEVAQAQPVCVLNETTARNYFGTADVVGRTIEIDLKRYRVSGVVRDVSAAHIASYSDVWVPYSLSPSLARDNRIGGEFMIVLLAPTTAAVAAVREEYQQMMRRVEIPNPKEVRALYSYADSMLASFTRALHFDGGSQTLDKDNMGTFYLICTVLGLMFMLLPALNLVNLNVTRILERSSEIGVRKAFGATGSNLVGQFLVENVVLALVGGLLGLGLAAGALALLNEAHIVAYAQFALSWRVFGWGLLLALVFGLMSGVYPAWKMSRLSPVVALRGSGEQK